The Streptomyces achromogenes genome window below encodes:
- a CDS encoding PucR family transcriptional regulator, with amino-acid sequence MSHVIRRASELALDETTVTALRAALRTTADEVVQAIIDEVPPYANALSGHMGATIRRAVRTALGHYLDVASGNATGGDAGDAAYELGRGEVRDGRSMDALLSAYRVGARVAWRCLAAGAVPAGLPAAEVAKFAELTFAYIDELSAASAAGHADELAARGRDHERHLEHLARDLLAGASPDVLLASVQRAGWQPPVSLTAVLLPAAQARPAYRALDPSTLVLDDLPDATGVLLVPDADRSHLLRQLTDRTAVVGPARPWTRASASYARAVRARALSSDIRDTEDHLPELVLSADVDAFADLRARALAPLRTLPAATAGRLEETLRAWLLHQGRRDEVAAALFVHPQTVRYRMSQLRELFPDLATPHRVLELTLAVGLRGS; translated from the coding sequence ATGAGCCATGTAATCCGGAGGGCCAGCGAACTGGCCCTGGATGAGACGACGGTCACCGCACTCCGGGCCGCGCTGAGGACCACGGCCGACGAGGTCGTCCAGGCGATCATCGACGAGGTCCCTCCCTACGCCAACGCCCTGTCGGGCCACATGGGCGCCACCATCCGCCGAGCCGTGCGCACCGCCCTGGGGCACTACCTGGACGTCGCGAGCGGGAACGCCACAGGCGGCGACGCCGGTGACGCGGCCTACGAGCTGGGCCGCGGCGAGGTGCGCGACGGCCGTTCGATGGACGCCCTGCTCAGCGCCTACCGCGTCGGCGCCCGCGTGGCCTGGCGATGCCTGGCAGCGGGTGCCGTACCCGCAGGTCTGCCCGCCGCCGAGGTCGCCAAGTTCGCCGAGCTGACCTTCGCCTACATCGACGAGCTCTCCGCCGCGAGCGCCGCGGGCCACGCCGACGAACTGGCCGCGCGGGGCAGAGACCACGAGCGCCACCTGGAACACCTGGCCCGCGACCTCCTCGCCGGCGCGAGCCCGGACGTGCTGCTGGCCTCTGTTCAACGGGCCGGGTGGCAGCCTCCGGTTTCACTGACCGCGGTCCTGCTGCCCGCCGCCCAGGCCCGGCCCGCCTACCGCGCGCTCGACCCGAGCACCCTCGTCCTCGACGATCTGCCGGATGCCACCGGGGTGCTGCTCGTCCCCGACGCCGACCGATCACATCTCCTGCGGCAGCTGACCGACCGCACCGCCGTGGTCGGCCCGGCCCGGCCGTGGACCCGTGCGTCCGCCTCGTACGCACGGGCCGTACGCGCGCGCGCCCTCTCCTCCGACATTCGCGACACCGAGGATCACCTGCCCGAGCTGGTGCTGAGCGCCGACGTGGACGCGTTCGCAGACCTGCGTGCCCGAGCCCTCGCACCGTTGCGGACCCTGCCCGCAGCCACCGCAGGGCGGCTGGAGGAGACATTGCGGGCGTGGCTGCTGCACCAGGGCAGGAGGGACGAGGTGGCGGCGGCGTTGTTCGTCCATCCCCAGACGGTCCGGTACCGGATGTCGCAGCTGCGGGAGCTCTTTCCGGATCTCGCAACGCCGCACCGGGTCCTTGAACTGACGCTGGCGGTCGGTCTTCGGGGCAGCTGA
- a CDS encoding ferredoxin reductase, with translation MTSTALRGRAWKLLEMVTTPLLPSDYLDLVSPLRAGADLRGRIEAVHPETGDAATIVIRPGRGWRGHTAGQYVRIGVDVDGVRLWRAYSITSPTDRRDGRVTITVKAIPDGKVSNHLVRRARPGTLIQLDQATGDFVLPEVKPAKVLYLTAGSGITPVMGMLRDTEFDDVVMVHSAPQPQDVIFRNDLHDLVADGKLRLIELHTDTDGMLDIARLDELVPDWAERETWACGPAGLLDAAEKHWAEHGVPERLHTERFRPGVVVTEDGGGGEVTFSTTGTTVDADGATPLLDVGEKAGVLMPSGCRMGICFGCVTPLKAGAVRDLRTGEITEAEPGVLIQTCVSAAAGPCDIER, from the coding sequence ATGACGAGTACAGCCCTCCGCGGCAGGGCGTGGAAACTGCTGGAGATGGTCACGACGCCGCTGCTGCCGTCGGACTACCTCGACCTGGTCAGCCCGCTGCGTGCGGGCGCCGACCTGCGTGGGCGCATCGAGGCCGTGCACCCCGAGACGGGTGACGCCGCGACCATCGTGATCAGGCCGGGACGGGGCTGGCGCGGCCACACAGCCGGCCAGTACGTGCGGATCGGGGTCGACGTCGACGGGGTGCGCCTGTGGCGCGCCTACTCCATCACCTCGCCGACGGACCGCCGGGACGGCCGCGTCACGATCACCGTCAAGGCGATCCCGGACGGCAAGGTCAGCAACCACCTGGTCCGCAGGGCGCGACCAGGCACGCTGATCCAGCTCGACCAGGCGACCGGTGACTTCGTGCTGCCTGAGGTCAAGCCCGCCAAGGTGCTCTACCTGACGGCCGGCAGCGGCATCACACCGGTGATGGGCATGCTGCGCGACACCGAGTTCGACGACGTCGTCATGGTCCACTCCGCGCCACAGCCGCAGGACGTGATCTTCCGCAACGATCTGCACGACCTGGTCGCGGACGGGAAGCTGCGTCTCATCGAGCTGCACACCGACACGGACGGCATGCTCGACATCGCCCGTCTCGACGAACTCGTGCCCGACTGGGCCGAGCGCGAGACCTGGGCCTGCGGACCCGCGGGCCTGCTCGACGCCGCCGAGAAGCACTGGGCCGAGCACGGCGTCCCGGAGCGCCTGCACACCGAACGCTTCCGCCCCGGCGTCGTCGTCACCGAGGACGGTGGCGGTGGCGAGGTCACGTTCAGCACCACCGGCACGACCGTCGACGCGGACGGCGCCACGCCGTTGCTGGACGTCGGCGAGAAAGCCGGCGTGCTCATGCCGTCCGGGTGCCGCATGGGCATCTGCTTCGGCTGCGTCACGCCGCTCAAGGCGGGCGCCGTCCGCGACCTGCGCACCGGCGAGATCACCGAGGCCGAGCCGGGCGTCCTCATCCAGACCTGCGTGTCCGCCGCGGCGGGCCCCTGCGACATCGAACGGTAG